A window of Oscillospiraceae bacterium contains these coding sequences:
- a CDS encoding 4Fe-4S dicluster domain-containing protein, which produces MIYKDFKELKLSMLGLGAMRFPLLQNGEIDKEQTAEMIDYALKNGINYFDTAWFYHDGKSETVLGELLSKYPRESYFLASKFPGCDTSTFVKKEEIFEKQLEKCKVDYFDFYLFHSVNDSNIDFYLDESLGLTKYLLKQKKAGKIRHLGFSAHASFPVFKRFLEAYSEHLEFCQLQINYLDWNLQNVKEYLDCLKSYNIPVWIMEPVRGGGLANPPQAIKKQLEALFPNKPIPSIAFRFLQAIDEATVILSGMSNMQQLKDNIETFKTNEPVAPELFKKLTEIGDLLAKGVPCTSCRYCVKYCPNEIEIPNIINLYNANTYEGKEKISSEILANIEESKRPTACIECKACEGICPQQIKISQVMKSFCEKLI; this is translated from the coding sequence ATGATTTACAAGGATTTTAAAGAGCTTAAGCTCTCTATGCTGGGCTTGGGGGCTATGAGATTTCCCCTTTTGCAAAACGGCGAGATTGACAAAGAACAAACCGCAGAGATGATTGATTACGCTCTCAAAAACGGCATCAATTATTTTGATACCGCTTGGTTTTATCACGACGGAAAATCGGAAACCGTTTTAGGTGAGCTTTTGTCAAAATATCCCCGTGAGAGCTATTTTCTTGCCTCTAAATTCCCCGGCTGTGATACCTCTACCTTTGTAAAAAAAGAGGAAATTTTCGAAAAACAGCTTGAAAAATGTAAGGTTGACTATTTTGATTTTTATCTTTTCCACAGTGTCAATGACAGCAACATTGATTTTTATTTAGACGAAAGCTTAGGTCTGACAAAATACCTTTTAAAGCAAAAAAAGGCGGGTAAAATCCGTCATTTAGGCTTTTCTGCCCACGCTTCCTTCCCTGTGTTCAAAAGATTTTTAGAGGCTTATTCGGAGCATCTTGAATTTTGTCAGCTTCAGATAAATTATCTTGATTGGAATTTGCAAAATGTAAAGGAATATCTTGATTGTCTTAAGTCCTACAATATTCCCGTCTGGATTATGGAGCCTGTTCGTGGCGGAGGCCTTGCAAATCCACCTCAAGCTATAAAAAAACAGCTTGAAGCTCTTTTCCCCAACAAGCCTATTCCCTCTATTGCCTTTCGTTTTCTTCAGGCAATTGACGAGGCAACGGTTATTTTATCGGGTATGTCCAATATGCAGCAGCTTAAAGACAATATTGAAACCTTTAAGACAAATGAGCCTGTAGCTCCCGAGCTTTTCAAAAAGCTCACGGAAATCGGAGACTTACTGGCAAAGGGTGTTCCCTGTACATCTTGCCGTTACTGTGTCAAATACTGTCCAAACGAAATTGAAATTCCCAATATTATAAATCTTTACAACGCTAACACTTACGAAGGAAAAGAAAAAATTTCCTCTGAGATTTTAGCAAATATCGAAGAAAGCAAACGCCCCACAGCCTGCATCGAATGTAAAGCCTGCGAGGGAATATGCCCTCAGCAAATCAAAATATCTCAGGTTATGAAAAGCTTTTGCGAAAAACTGATATAA